In Oceanispirochaeta sp. M1, the genomic stretch TTCTTTATCTACTAAATACTCTTAATAATGGAAAAACATTTCAGGTTCATAAAACAGCTGAGAAATTTGAAGTGACATCCAGAACGATCAAACGGGATATCGAATATCTCCGAGACAGATTGGATATCAATCTGCATTGTACATGTGGGGCTTCATCAGTATATTCAATTTCTGAAAAAGAACGCATTTCCCTGCAAAAGAAACAAGCCGATCAGAGCCTGCTCTTATTGTCATTGATAAAGAGCATCATGAATAATCATTTTCTTTTTCCCTTTGATAGTCATCAGATTCGTGACAGCCTGAACCTTCCTCTTTCTGACAATATCATGGAATTGACTGGTCATATAAGTTATGAGATGTCTGAAGAGAAGGTCATTGATCCGAATCTTTTCCATGATCTGATGGAGTCGATTAATGAATCTCATCAGATTCGAATCAAATATAGGAATTTGAAAGGTCTGACCCAAACACGAATGATTGAGCCTTCTCATCTGCGCAATAGTGATGGACAGTGGTATCTTTTTGCCTGGTGCCATTTTAGAGAAGAACTCAGGGTTTTTCATGTCTCCAGAATCATCAGATGGTCTTGTACCGATATGTCCTTTGAGAAAGAGATGAAGAGTGATGAACTGGCCATTTCTTTGAATAGCAGTTTTGGCATAATGTTAAACAAAAAGAATTGTCAGACAGTATTTCTCCGGTTTACAGGGAAGGCAATCAGTCTTGTCAAAGGGAAAATCTGGCATGAGGAGCAGTCTGTCGAAGTCACAGAAGAGAAGGTTGATATCTCATTTCCAGTGGAATCTTATGAGGAAATACTCAGAGTTGTGTTGTCATATCATGTTGAAGCAGAGGTCCTTGGCCCACCTGAGTTCAGAAAGATCTGGCAATATAAAATTCAGGAAATGGCAGGAAAATTCATCTAGGGACACTATATGTCCCTAATGGAACAGTATGATAAGAATCATGATTTATAAATTTTGAGAGGATGGAATGAGATTAGCTGGAAAAGTAAAGTTAAATGACAAACTCGTTAAGCAAAATATCTCGATTTCATTAGCTGATTGTTTCGCTAAGACTATGACTGATTCACAAGGTAAAAATATACCCGGAGTAGATGTTGCTACACACTGTAAAATTGCAGGGCTGGTCGCCTGTGAATTATTAAGTCGTTATCCAGTTGAGTTAAAAGATAGACTCTTTTCAGAAGGTTCGGAACTTGTCGTTGCTCTGCATGATATTGGTAAAATCAATCCGATGTTTCAGGAAAAAATTAGAAGAAATATGGGTTGTAAAAGAAATTCACATCCGGATCTAATCAATATTGATCCAGATTTAGAAAAAAATTCAAGCTGGCATTGGGGTATCAGTCAAGCCGCTCTATATGGGCTTGGAAGGTTTATACCTGAGATTGCAGGTCGTCATCATGGAGTCAGCCCAGAGAAGGTACCTCTGCCTGATGATCAAATAACAGGTGGCCCCCCCTGGCAGAATCTTAGAAATGAGTTGATTAGCTTTGAAATGGACATTTTTGGTAAAAAATGGCCTGTCATAAAAAATGATCTATCAGCAGCGCTTCTTTCAGGTCTGACTACTGTTTCCGACTGGATTGCATCAGGCTCTATATTTGATAATCCTGATTTCGCTGACAGCAAATTAACAGAACAAGTCAAAATGGCTGTGAATTATGCAGGATTTATTAAGCCAAAAATAAAAAAAGGATTATCCTTTACCGATGTCTTTTCCTTTTCACCTAGACCGCTTCAAACGTCTCTTATCAAAATTGTGAAGACTCCTGGTGTATATGTATTAGAAGCTCAAATGGGACAGGGAAAAACTGAAGCTGCATTGTTTGCTGCGTACAACATGATGGAGAAAGGACAGGGAACGGGTATTTATTTTGCTCTACCGACACAACTCACATCAGAAAAAATTCATGATCGAGTGGATTCTTTCTTAAATAAAATTCTTGAAAAGCAAGATAGACATAACACATTACTCCTACATGGAAATGCCTGGCTTTGTGAAACAGATATGGGTGAAGATGCAAAGCCTGGTTATTCCTGGTATCAATCCAGGAAGAGGGGAATCCTGGCGCCCTTTGCAGTCGGTACTATTGATCAGGCCTTGATGGCAGTGATGAATGTTAAGCATGGTTTTGTACGGACATTCGGGTTGGCAGGAAAAATTGTAATTTTGGATGAAGTCCATACTTATGATGCCTATACCGGAACGATTATGGATCATTTAATAAACTCACTGGTGGAGTTGGATTGCACTGTCATCATTTTGAGTGCCACATTGACAAGTTCTCGGAAGTTGAAATTATTTAATAAAAATGACGAGCACCCCATTGTCGATGAATCCTACCCACAGATTACCGCTGTTACAAAAAATGGTGATTTCCTAAAGGTCAATCCAGGCTCGGAGGAGAGGGATTTTGTAAAAATAGAACTTCTTTCTGAGGATAAGAACGCCTATTTCCTTACCAGGGAGCGAGCCATCAGAGGTGAATATATTCTCTGGATTGAGAACTCCGTTGACGAAGCGCAGAACGTATATAAAAAATTAGCTCCCTGGGCTCATGAAAATAACATAAAGATTGGCCTGATGCATTCGCGGTTCTCAAGGATGGAGCGAAAAAAACTTGATGATCAGTGGGTCGAAATATTTGGAAAACCGGGCAGGATTGATTCTGATGGTATCGGGAAAATCCTTATAGGGACACAAGTTTTGGAACAGTCTCTTGATATTGATGCGGATATGTTGATTACCCGCCTGGCACCGACGGATATGATTTTGCAGAGAATCGGGCGCCTCTGGCGTCACAGAGATGTGGATGCTTTTCGTGGCGATGAATCAAAACGAGAGGCCTATATCTTATCCCCCTTGAGGTCTGAAATTGATGATGATCCTATAACAGCTTTCGCTATCAGTTCTTATATTTACTCCCCCTATGTGCTTGCAAGAAGTTTCGAAGTTTGGAGTCAGGAGGTCAAAATCTGTCTTCCCGATGATATGCGACATCTGATAGAAGAAACATATGCCCCCCGTCAGGATGTCGGTAAATTGGAAGCTGTAAAAAAAGAATTGATCAAGGAGAAAGAGAAACTGCAGCGTTTTGCCTTTCTCGGAATGGCGAAAGCCGGTATTACCCGATCGGATCTGAGAGCAGCAACCCGGTATTCGGAGATTCAAACCTGTGATGTTCTTCTATTAGATGAGAGGAGTGATCTGGTTACGGGGAATATCACCTTTTATGACGGTGAAGAAATCGTCCTGAAGCATAAAAATAATCTCACATTATCTGATAGAAAAAACATATCAGCCATTCTTGCAAATAGAATTATATCAGTGCCCGAATATAAGGCACCCGTACCTTCAAATACAAGGGACCTCTCCTGGCTATCTCCTTATCTATATGTGGGTGATGGTAATGAATCTCCTATTCGAATAGCTATATTGGAAAAAAGTGGAACCATAGCGGGCTTTAAGGGAAACAGCAGCAATGAAAAATATAATTTGTCCTATTCAAAATCGCTGGGGTATACAGCCATAAAAAAGGAATAAGAAATGATTGAAAATCGGTACAACCTGGTAGAAGAAAAGTGGATTCCTGTTGCTCATACAGGGATGGTCAGTCTAAAACAAATTTTCTCTGATCTAACACTGGCTACACTGGGTGGGAATCCAATTCAGAAGATTTCCATAATGAAACTTCTGCTGGCAATTACTCAGGCAGCAGTCACTCCCGAGGATGATGATGAATGGAAGCGCTTGGGAGTCGACGGACTCGTTAAGGCCTGTGTGGAGTATCTTGAGAATAATAAAAATTACTTCTGGCTATATGGTGAAAACCCATTTCTACAGATTCCCGCCATTATTAAGGCCGAAATACAAACATCAGGAGCTCTTGTTCCTGAAATTTCTACTGGTAATACAACGGTACTCTTTAAAAGCCAAATAGAGCGATCCCTGGATGATGCCGGTATTGCATTATTGGTTCTTCAGGTAAACAGCTTTGCCTTCTCAGGAAAAAAATCAGATAACTCTGTTGTTCTTACCCCGGGATATATGGGGAAGACAAAAGAAAATGGAAAAAAAACATCAGGAAAATCAGGCCCCTCGCTAGGATATATGGGATATCAGCACTCTTTCTATAGTGGCAATAATATTCCGGAAACAATATTCATGAATCTTTTCACTCATCAGGACATTTCATCCATGGGAATGTTTCCTGATGGATTGGGAGATCCCCCCTGGGGAAATCCACCAGCAGGGGAAGATGATCTCGTCTCTCAGAAACTAAAGAAATCCTATTTCGGTAGATTAATACCCTATTCCCGTTTTGTTTTAATAGCTGATGAAGGAATCCATTATTCTGAGGGCATCGCTCACGATCGTCACAATGAAGGAGTGTGGGATCCATCAGTAACAGTAAAACCAGATGATAAAACCCCTAAGGCCATTTGGGTCTCCCATGAAAAAAAATCATGGAGGAGTATTCCCTCATTATTATCATTCATGCAAAAAGAGGAAGATTTTCTCTGTTATCAATTGAAGCTTGCCTATCAGAGGATCAAAACTACATTCGATGATATCGGAATCTGGACTGGGGGTATCATGGTTAGCAGTAATGCCGGGGAGCAATACTGTTCCGGAACAGATGATTATAGTGACTCTTCATTCAGTCTGAATTCAGAGATACTGGGAGAACCCTGGTATTTCAGATTGAGAAATGAGATGCAGGAACTGAATAGATTAGATAAGGCTATTTATTCCTGCATGAACAGTTACCATAAAGAATTGAAGGTAAAGAACGAAAATCTGATCAAAAAAGCCAAATATGACTATTGGTCCCGTTGTGAAAGAAACTTTCAGGACTTATTAGATTTCTGTGAAGATCGTGAACAACTTCTGGTCTTAAGAAAGAAATTTGCATCCTATGTGTATCAATCATATGACAAATATTGCCCCTCTGTTACGGCCAGGCAAATGGCCGCATGGGCAAAATGTAAACCAAAATTAAGTAAATATCTGAGTGAATTGAAGGAGGATGGTGAGGATGTTGCAGGATAATAAGATTAAAAAGAGTGATGCTTTTGTCGGTTATGTGTTAGAGACGATCCAGAATCAGAAGAATAAATCTTTTGGTGCAAAATTGAAAAAGGCTGATAATGAAAATACAGAATACCAAAGCTGGGAAATTCTAAGCCGGTGGGTTGATCTTGAAAATGATAGAGAAAGAAAATCTTATGCCTTGATAGCTGCTTCTTTGGCAAAACATAAGTCAGGAAAGGATGGCCCTTTAGGCTTGGGTCGTGCCCTGGCCATCGCTTTTGATGTTCGTAATGGCCCTTCTGATGATGAGCGAGGTCCGGGACATAGCAGATTAAGAAGACTCTTGACTTGCAAAGATAGTCAGGAGCTGATTCTAGTATTAAGGTCCAATCTCAGACTGCTTCAATCAAGAGAAACCCCATTTTCACATGCCAGATTACTGGATGAAATTCTCAGCTTCGACATTGACTGGAAGAGGGACAAAATCCGTGCCTCCTGGGCTCAGGAGTTCTATGGCAGTAAGGGAGCCGAGAAATGATTGCATCAATACTAAAATTATCTCCCGGGGATATTAAAACTCTTAAAATCAAAGATGCATACAGTATTCATAGAGTTGTTTATACCCTGTTTCCTGGTGATTCCAGAACCTTTTTATACTTGGATGCGGGAGGGAACTTTCAATACAGAAAAATTCTTATCCTATCAAGGAATGCCCCGAAAATTCCTGAATGTGGTGAGCTCGAATCGAAGTCTGTTCCCGAAGATTTTTTAAATAACTCCAAATATGCTTTTTCTGTAAGACTTAATCCGGTTTTTAGAAAAACAGGTTCAAAAAAAATGATACCTGTGAGAGGGGAGACTGAACTGAAAAAATGGTTTTTATCTCGACAGGATGTTTGGGGATTTAGAACTCAAACAGATCATCTGGCAGTCAGTGAGACTGGATTGCAGGATTTTCGAAAGGGCGAACACACTGTTGTTCATAATCAGGCCACTTTTATGGGAACTCTGGAAGTGACAGACAGGAGTGTATTCAATCACTCTTTTGAGATGGGAATCGGGAGAGCTAAGGCTTTTGGTTTTGGATTATTGCAATTAAGACCTTTAACAGAAATTAAATAAAGAGGAGAGAGAATATGGAAAAGAGTAATTATAGAGGATTAAAAGTTGAATTTCACATTTTGCAGAGCTTTCCGGTAACCTGCCTGAATAGGGATGATGTCGGCTCTCCAAAAACAGCAGTTGTCGGTGGTGTCACACGAGCTCGAGTCAGTAGCCAATCCTGGAAAAGACAGATCCGTCTCAGTATGAAAGATTTTGGTATCAACATTGCTACCCGCACTAAACACATAGCCCAGAAAATTGAAAAAGAGTGCCTTCTTCTTGGAGCAACAGAGGAGCAGGCTAAGGTATGCAGTGAAATAATATCAAATGCTTTAAGCAAAGATACACTCCATTTTTTCAGTGATACAGAGAGTAAAGCTTTAGCTCTGTTAGCAAAAGATAAAGAATATACTCTGACTGAAAAAGACAAAGATATCATTAAAACCCATAAAAAAGCATTTAATCCGGGGCTGGATGGATTGGATATTGCCTTATTTGGACGAATGGTTGCTCAGGCCGCAGAATTAAACGTGGAGGCGGCAGCCTCTTTTTCTCATGCTATCTCTACTCATAAGGTCAGCAATGAAGTGGAATTCTTTACCGCCCTGGATGATTATCCCATCAGTGAGGAGCTTGAAACCGGTTCTTCTCATATGGGAAGTCTGGAGTTTAATTCTGCCACATACTATCGTTATATCGGTCTTGATTTAGGCCAGTTAGTAGATACTTTAGGAGATG encodes the following:
- the casA gene encoding type I-E CRISPR-associated protein Cse1/CasA — protein: MIENRYNLVEEKWIPVAHTGMVSLKQIFSDLTLATLGGNPIQKISIMKLLLAITQAAVTPEDDDEWKRLGVDGLVKACVEYLENNKNYFWLYGENPFLQIPAIIKAEIQTSGALVPEISTGNTTVLFKSQIERSLDDAGIALLVLQVNSFAFSGKKSDNSVVLTPGYMGKTKENGKKTSGKSGPSLGYMGYQHSFYSGNNIPETIFMNLFTHQDISSMGMFPDGLGDPPWGNPPAGEDDLVSQKLKKSYFGRLIPYSRFVLIADEGIHYSEGIAHDRHNEGVWDPSVTVKPDDKTPKAIWVSHEKKSWRSIPSLLSFMQKEEDFLCYQLKLAYQRIKTTFDDIGIWTGGIMVSSNAGEQYCSGTDDYSDSSFSLNSEILGEPWYFRLRNEMQELNRLDKAIYSCMNSYHKELKVKNENLIKKAKYDYWSRCERNFQDLLDFCEDREQLLVLRKKFASYVYQSYDKYCPSVTARQMAAWAKCKPKLSKYLSELKEDGEDVAG
- a CDS encoding YafY family protein, yielding MSQTERVLYLLNTLNNGKTFQVHKTAEKFEVTSRTIKRDIEYLRDRLDINLHCTCGASSVYSISEKERISLQKKQADQSLLLLSLIKSIMNNHFLFPFDSHQIRDSLNLPLSDNIMELTGHISYEMSEEKVIDPNLFHDLMESINESHQIRIKYRNLKGLTQTRMIEPSHLRNSDGQWYLFAWCHFREELRVFHVSRIIRWSCTDMSFEKEMKSDELAISLNSSFGIMLNKKNCQTVFLRFTGKAISLVKGKIWHEEQSVEVTEEKVDISFPVESYEEILRVVLSYHVEAEVLGPPEFRKIWQYKIQEMAGKFI
- the cas7e gene encoding type I-E CRISPR-associated protein Cas7/Cse4/CasC produces the protein MEKSNYRGLKVEFHILQSFPVTCLNRDDVGSPKTAVVGGVTRARVSSQSWKRQIRLSMKDFGINIATRTKHIAQKIEKECLLLGATEEQAKVCSEIISNALSKDTLHFFSDTESKALALLAKDKEYTLTEKDKDIIKTHKKAFNPGLDGLDIALFGRMVAQAAELNVEAAASFSHAISTHKVSNEVEFFTALDDYPISEELETGSSHMGSLEFNSATYYRYIGLDLGQLVDTLGDDEELEKALTAFIKALYVAVPGARQTTQAGYNPWDYARVNIRRGQGIQASFDKPVRSSGKGYLEPSIEALNDYLDKKEKLSGSLFNKINGFAWGQDDNFSIDHLIKRIVEAVKGSYE
- the casB gene encoding type I-E CRISPR-associated protein Cse2/CasB, translated to MLQDNKIKKSDAFVGYVLETIQNQKNKSFGAKLKKADNENTEYQSWEILSRWVDLENDRERKSYALIAASLAKHKSGKDGPLGLGRALAIAFDVRNGPSDDERGPGHSRLRRLLTCKDSQELILVLRSNLRLLQSRETPFSHARLLDEILSFDIDWKRDKIRASWAQEFYGSKGAEK
- the cas3 gene encoding CRISPR-associated helicase Cas3', whose translation is MTDSQGKNIPGVDVATHCKIAGLVACELLSRYPVELKDRLFSEGSELVVALHDIGKINPMFQEKIRRNMGCKRNSHPDLINIDPDLEKNSSWHWGISQAALYGLGRFIPEIAGRHHGVSPEKVPLPDDQITGGPPWQNLRNELISFEMDIFGKKWPVIKNDLSAALLSGLTTVSDWIASGSIFDNPDFADSKLTEQVKMAVNYAGFIKPKIKKGLSFTDVFSFSPRPLQTSLIKIVKTPGVYVLEAQMGQGKTEAALFAAYNMMEKGQGTGIYFALPTQLTSEKIHDRVDSFLNKILEKQDRHNTLLLHGNAWLCETDMGEDAKPGYSWYQSRKRGILAPFAVGTIDQALMAVMNVKHGFVRTFGLAGKIVILDEVHTYDAYTGTIMDHLINSLVELDCTVIILSATLTSSRKLKLFNKNDEHPIVDESYPQITAVTKNGDFLKVNPGSEERDFVKIELLSEDKNAYFLTRERAIRGEYILWIENSVDEAQNVYKKLAPWAHENNIKIGLMHSRFSRMERKKLDDQWVEIFGKPGRIDSDGIGKILIGTQVLEQSLDIDADMLITRLAPTDMILQRIGRLWRHRDVDAFRGDESKREAYILSPLRSEIDDDPITAFAISSYIYSPYVLARSFEVWSQEVKICLPDDMRHLIEETYAPRQDVGKLEAVKKELIKEKEKLQRFAFLGMAKAGITRSDLRAATRYSEIQTCDVLLLDERSDLVTGNITFYDGEEIVLKHKNNLTLSDRKNISAILANRIISVPEYKAPVPSNTRDLSWLSPYLYVGDGNESPIRIAILEKSGTIAGFKGNSSNEKYNLSYSKSLGYTAIKKE
- the cas6e gene encoding type I-E CRISPR-associated protein Cas6/Cse3/CasE, producing MIASILKLSPGDIKTLKIKDAYSIHRVVYTLFPGDSRTFLYLDAGGNFQYRKILILSRNAPKIPECGELESKSVPEDFLNNSKYAFSVRLNPVFRKTGSKKMIPVRGETELKKWFLSRQDVWGFRTQTDHLAVSETGLQDFRKGEHTVVHNQATFMGTLEVTDRSVFNHSFEMGIGRAKAFGFGLLQLRPLTEIK